From the genome of Vicia villosa cultivar HV-30 ecotype Madison, WI linkage group LG2, Vvil1.0, whole genome shotgun sequence, one region includes:
- the LOC131650013 gene encoding serine/threonine/tyrosine-protein kinase HT1-like, whose translation MAQTVSKEMLLFKLSLACSSQNVENRTSDNEGSDTDDGIVFDIDPSLLVDCDKILIGDMIGKGSHSLVYKGWYEDRPIAIKVIHPKCKAKFEREVKLLSKIQHTNVVEFIGACVKPLMVIIIELLEGGSLQKAMNNIYPTTFSLEQCLSYAIDISQAMEYLHSNGIIHRDLKPGNLLLTRDKYNIKLADFGIARDNICDEMTCEAGTYRYMAPEILSKDPLPKGAKKSYDHKADVYSFAMVFWSMMKNQVPFKDRADLMAAYDALNNLRPCLDEFPEDISLLLQSCWMEDPKLRPEFTEITETLIRILHNVYRRKINGLASSIEVVEEVDSESEEEISRAQDTPTSFESTMEIENIAMHENETMKPNGESDGESQSGTKTSLSDLMEKKSKKKSKIKRFFSCCKCIAF comes from the exons ATGGCACAAACAGTCTCTAAGGAAATGCTCCTTTTCAAATTGTCACTCGCTTGTTCTTCACAGAATGTCGAAAATAGGACAAGTGACAATGAAGGTTCTGACACTGATGATGGTATTGTGTTTGATATTGATCCTAGTTTGCTTGTGGATTGTGATAAAATACTCATTGGTGACATGATCGGAAAAGGCTCGCACTCTCTTGTATACAAAGGATG GTATGAAGATCGTCCTATAGCCATTAAGGTTATACACCCAAAATGTAAAGCCAAATTTGAGAGGGAAGTTAAGCTTTTATCTAAGATTCAACACACAAATGTTGTCGAG TTTATTGGAGCTTGTGTGAAACCATTAATGGTGATAATCATAGAACTATTAGAAGGTGGTTCACTTCAGAAAGCCATGAATAACATCTATCCAACAACATTTTCATTGGAACAATGTTTGAGTTATGCTATTGATATATCACAAGCTATGGAGTATTTGCATTCAAATGGCATCATTCACCGTGATCTCAAGCCtg GTAATTTATTGCTTACAAGAGACAAGTATAATATTAAACTTGCTGATTTTGGGATAGCTAGAGAtaatatatgtgatgagatgacTTGTGAAGCTGGTACCTATAGATATATGGCTCCTGAG ATTTTAAGCAAAGATCCACTTCCAAAAGGAGCAAAGAAAAGCTATGATCACAAAGCTGATGTGTACAGTTTTGCAATGGTTTTTTGGTCTATGATGAAAAATCAAGTTCCATTTAAAGATAGGGCTGACTTAATGGCTGCATATGATGCATTAAAC AATTTAAGACCATGTTTGGATGAATTTCCTGAAGATATAAGTCTCTTGCTTCAATCTTGTTGGATGGAAGATCCAAAACTTAGGCCAGAATTCACAGAAATAACTGAAACACTGATAAGAATTCTTCATAATGTATACAGAAGAAAGATTAATGGACTTGCCAGCAGCATAGAAGTTGTTGAAGAAGTTGATAgcgaaagtgaggaagaaataTCAAGGGCACAAGATACTCCAACTAGCTTTGAATCAACTATGGAGATTGAAAACATAGCCATGCATGAGAATGAGACTATGAAACCTAATGGAGAAAGTGATGGTGAATCTCAGAGTGGAACCAAGACATCACTCTCTGACTTGATGGAAAAGAAGTCCAAAAAGAAGAGTAAGATTAAGCGCTTTTTTTCTTGCTGTAAGTGCATTGCCTTCTGA